A genomic segment from uncultured Marinifilum sp. encodes:
- the istB gene encoding IS21-like element helper ATPase IstB has product MKLLDQIKNYADILRLTKMKNEPEVLLHQAQIDKPSYQEFTLQLLQREVQHRKKTDLDRRMKLARLPKDHNLDKYDFNTANGMTVPQLKQLRELLWMEQNYNLILMGPSGTGKTYVAGGLVSDAVKSGHKAYFITMEELITVLKLKEMTSSALNTYNRLLKSHLVAIDDIMLFPIKKHEAIAFFNLINHLHEQTSVIITTNKSPQQWAEMLDDEVLATALLDRLLFKCEVVKLEGKSYRMENRKTIFEQQSTL; this is encoded by the coding sequence ATGAAGCTATTAGATCAAATTAAAAACTATGCCGATATTTTACGGCTGACAAAGATGAAGAACGAACCAGAAGTATTGCTTCATCAGGCACAGATAGACAAACCATCTTATCAGGAATTTACATTACAGCTCTTGCAAAGAGAGGTTCAGCACAGAAAGAAAACAGATCTTGACAGGAGAATGAAATTAGCCCGCCTGCCTAAAGATCACAACCTGGACAAGTATGACTTTAACACGGCAAATGGTATGACTGTGCCTCAATTGAAACAATTACGGGAATTATTATGGATGGAACAAAATTATAACCTGATACTAATGGGGCCCTCAGGAACAGGAAAAACGTATGTTGCCGGCGGCTTGGTTAGCGATGCCGTAAAATCTGGTCATAAAGCTTACTTCATTACAATGGAGGAGCTAATAACGGTGCTAAAATTGAAAGAAATGACATCCAGTGCTCTCAATACCTATAACCGCCTTTTAAAGTCCCATTTAGTGGCCATAGACGATATAATGTTGTTCCCTATCAAGAAACATGAAGCTATAGCCTTTTTTAATCTTATAAATCACCTGCACGAACAAACATCTGTAATAATCACAACAAATAAATCACCTCAGCAATGGGCAGAAATGCTCGATGATGAAGTATTGGCTACAGCATTATTGGATAGATTATTGTTTAAATGTGAGGTGGTAAAACTAGAAGGTAAAAGTTACAGAATGGAGAACAGGAAAACAATCTTTGAGCAGCAATCAACGCTCTGA